AATTCACTTCCGAAATATTTTTCCTTGCAATATCTACAATATCCGGATTGGCAATCCCCTCTATGTACAACAATTGAACTTGTGTTTTTGTCAGGGAACCCACTTGAAATTTTTCTGTCTTCAGTTCAGTCAGAGGCAGCCGCCTGCGGATCATGTATAGATTATGCTCAACTCTTTCCGTAAAACTGTCTTTCGGTCCATACACGATCGTTTCAGTTTCCGAATTTTCGATGGCCCTGCTTAACGGGTTCTCCAGTTTAATGGCCCACCACTCGTTCTTCTCCACATCCTGGACAAGGACACACCCAATCAGCAAATGATTCTTTGCTTCTTCCATCGAACTCACCTTTATTACTTTGCACGTAGCGATACATTGGACAAATTGTTTGTTCGTGCTATGAATGATCGGATTGACTATTGATTCATTAAACCTCTCATGATCGATTAAGGTTTGTATGTAGACAAGAGAAAAGGGAATGCCACTGTTGGTTTGCCGTTGAACGATTTCGGCATCATCCATTTTTGCCGTAATTTTTTTAAATGCTTCCAGTGTAACGGCTTCATGTGGAACACTCGTCTTCTTTTCTTTTTCTTCTTGGCTGGTTGCTGCCTTCTTCTTTTTCCAAAACATCATTAAATCCCACCTGACAAATTCCTCGGATAGTTTCTGCTTTTTATTATGTTCCGGAGATGCAGTTTTATCCAAAAGGTTTTAACGGTTGATCATATTAGGTTAGTATTAGGTTGAAAATAAAAAAAGCCTTAACTTAGGTCCGTTTTGCGTGAACAGCTAAGGGATGCGGTAGAAATCCATGATAAGATCAGTACGTGTATGACAGCAAAGGGATACTATCATCCTTATCATTTGAAAGAACAAATCAATACACGGATGATGTAAATACGGCGTTAAGTTTGGAAGAATAAAAAACGTATGGTACATGCTAAAAAAACAGGAGATACCCAAATCGGGTATCTCCTGTTTATCGCACTCTTATACGATTCCATCGTACATATCCAGCTTACGGTCATTTTGGCAGTTTTCACAGATGTGCAGGATTTTAGCAGGAATACTGGTTTGGTCGTTTTCCCTCTGTTCTTCCATTCCACAGATTTCACATTTCTTCATGATGTGCCTTCTCCTTTAGCCTATCAGAATTATTGAAGCTCACCATCTTCAACAGAATAGCCGCTTTCATGGATGGCTTGAACAAAGTCCTCATAGGAAGCCATTTTTTCATCGAAACTTATGCTTGCCTCTCCCCGTTTTATATTTACATCAAGCTGTCCAATCCCCCACACGTGCTGAAGCGCATGGGCAATTTTATCGGCATCCTGTTCATTTACGATATCTTTGATTTTTATAATTTTTGTTTCCAATCCTGGCTTCACCCTTTATTTATTATGTCTTGGTACATCCGAAATACCTTCACCCATGCCCTGCAAAAACTCCGTCATCATCGACATCGTTGCCCTCGTTTCAGGGTTTCTCATCCTTTTGCCTAATTCCCAGAGGCTTGGCTTTTCCTGTTTTTCAACGGATTCGGCCGCCCGTTCCAGCCCTTTGCTTAGTCCCGACAGCATGGTTTTCAGTTGATCCGGGTTTAAGGTGCCTAAGAAGTTAAAAGCGTTGATTCCGTTTTTTATCGTCTTGTGCATCTCAGGCTTGTTCAATTGTTGAACGGCGATCACTCCCACATCATTGCGTTTTTCAATCAGTGCCGAAAGCGTATCCAGGGCACCCATTTCATGGAGGTTTTTCACGATTCCTATCATGGTCAGAATGGCCTCGCTGTTGTTTGCAAGCTCATTGACAATGCCTGAAACCGCTTCTTCCTGCACTTCTTCCCGGGTGTGAATTTGCTTTTTAATTTGCTTGATTGCTTTCGCCA
This genomic stretch from Fictibacillus marinisediminis harbors:
- a CDS encoding heavy-metal-associated domain-containing protein; this encodes METKIIKIKDIVNEQDADKIAHALQHVWGIGQLDVNIKRGEASISFDEKMASYEDFVQAIHESGYSVEDGELQ
- a CDS encoding DUF1641 domain-containing protein, producing the protein MAKAIKQIKKQIHTREEVQEEAVSGIVNELANNSEAILTMIGIVKNLHEMGALDTLSALIEKRNDVGVIAVQQLNKPEMHKTIKNGINAFNFLGTLNPDQLKTMLSGLSKGLERAAESVEKQEKPSLWELGKRMRNPETRATMSMMTEFLQGMGEGISDVPRHNK